The following proteins are encoded in a genomic region of Ornithodoros turicata isolate Travis chromosome 6, ASM3712646v1, whole genome shotgun sequence:
- the LOC135398466 gene encoding uncharacterized protein LOC135398466, whose protein sequence is MHQIAMIADVEKAFLQIMVHERDRDALRYLWYRDVPFREMTSNELCVLRMSRVPFGTTASPFLLAATLHHHFRHITDDLRNTASDLLSSFYVDDLVTGADNVEQATKMYRQALAVIEQAGMRLRKWASNEPRLKSVFKKGGTDDSIHQKVLGVPWNTETDSLMPNLEAVKTFVATSPVTKRNILQGTARLFDLLGFLNPFTFRARSMFQDLWKKKVGWDEDIPCDAQQKWIEWCNELSTLSALEIPRCVVPANASAFQMHIFCDASPLGYEAVAYLRTANTKGEISTHLILSKTRLAPIKQLSLPRLELMGMLIGARMLTYLQRTLYKFQFDYFMWTDSMIALWWIRRRPTEWKVFVSN, encoded by the coding sequence ATGCATCAGATCGCTATGATAGCGGATGTCGAGAAAGCTTTCCTCCAGATCATGGTCCACGAGAGAGATCGTGATGCGCTACGATATCTTTGGTACCGCGACGTGCCCTTTCGTGAGATGACGTCTAACGAGCTCTGCGTTCTCAGGATGAGTCGGGTTCCCTTCGGAACGACCGCGAGTCCTTTCCTCCTGGCTGCAACGCTGCATCACCACTTTCGTCACATCACTGACGATCTAAGAAACACCGCAAGCGACTTGTTATCCTCATTTTACGTGGACGACTTGGTAACAGGAGCTGATAACGTTGAACAAGCCACGAAGATGTATCGTCAGGCTTTGGCAGTCATTGAACAGGCTGGAATGCGCCTCAGGAAATGGGCATCGAATGAACCCCGGTTAAAGTCTGTGTTCAAAAAGGGTGGGACTGACGACTCGATACATCAGAAGGTACTTGGAGTTCCTTGGAATACTGAAACTGACAGCTTGATGCCTAATTTAGAAGCCGTGAAAACGTTTGTGGCAACTTCACCAGTAACCAAAAGGAACATACTCCAAGGCACCGCAAGACTGTTTGACCTTTTGGGATTCCTCAATCCATTTACGTTCAGGGCCCGCTCCATGTTTCAAGACCTATGGAAGAAAAAGGTTGGATGGGACGAAGATATCCCATGTGATGCTCAGCAGAAGTGGATCGAATGGTGTAATGAACTATCTACATTATCAGCACTAGAGATTCCCCGTTGCGTCGTTCCAGCGAATGCATCTGCGTTTCAAATGCATATATTTTGTGATGCCAGTCCTCTTGGTTACGAGGCAGTGGCTTACCTGAGAACCGCAAACACAAAGGGCGAGATTTCAACGCATTTAATACTCTCAAAAACTCGTCTAGCACCTATCAAGCAGCTTTCTCTTCCAAGACTAGAGCTTATGGGAATGCTTATCGGAGCGAGAATGCTCACTTACCTGCAAAGGACACTGTATAAATTCCAGTTCGACTATTTTATGTGGACCGACTCCATGATCGCATTGTGGTGGATACGACGCCGGCCAACCGAATGGAAAGTGTTCGTCAGCAATTGA
- the LOC135398467 gene encoding uncharacterized protein LOC135398467, which produces MCDPEYNPAQSTSPKTQTRSAVIATSSATSRSTVLLQTFRAWVVADKKCAYIRGLFDSGSQSTFVREDLVRSLNLPVLREDELSISTFSSDMGRKPERRRIVELQIRSQYAEEVITMEAIEMPVLCHDLPSASADDRHLIVLQEAGEHVADVVSFPGILQVKGISVLIGSDQMWKLLKGEIQRYGPNDEIVAINSKLGWTFQGPTTERSLIARQACNYVSVLRVSTLSEDLRCDQLLERFCSLEGVGIVHEDESPSAEGHAVLEEFEKTLKMRDGRYEVQLPWKQTDSPLNDNFEIAKTRLKKLVFRLNKDRHLIEEYDKVIRGYLLSGYAEVVPTPIQPRTEHSGFLHATQRSFPRSIYNNQVACSVRRVVAWSWKYIVK; this is translated from the coding sequence ATGTGTGACCCGGAGTACAACCCAGCCCAGTCAACTAGCCCTAAAACGCAAACCCGCAGCGCAGTGATCGCCACGTCCTCAGCCACTTCACGTTCCACGGTTTTGCTACAGACTTTCCGTGCTTGGGTGGTCGCCGACAAGAAGTGCGCATACATTCGAGGATTATTTGACAGCGGTAGTCAAAGTACCTTTGTGCGAGAGGATCTTGTTCGCAGCTTGAACTTGCCCGTCCTGAGAGAGGACGAACTCTCAATAAGCACATTTTCCAGTGATATGGGGAGGAAACCAGAGAGGCGACGAATAGTGGAGCTCCAGATACGAAGCCAGTATGCCGAGGAGGTAATAACTATGGAAGCAATCGAAATGCCAGTTCTGTGTCATGATCTTCCATCAGCATCAGCAGACGACCGTCACTTGATTGTACTTCAGGAAGCTGGAGAACATGTTGCTGACGTCGTATCGTTCCCAGGCATACTGCAAGTGAAGGGAATTTCGGTCCTTATTGGGTCGGATCAAATGTGGAAATTGCTGAAAGGAGAGATCCAACGTTACGGGCCAAACGATGAAATCGTTGCCATCAACTCCAAACTAGGATGGACGTTTCAGGGTCCGACTACCGAACGTTCGCTGATCGCAAGGCAGGCCTGCAACTATGTATCTGTGCTTCGTGTGAGTACACTTTCTGAGGACCTGCGCTGTGACCAGCTTTTAGAACGATTTTGCAGCCTGGAAGGAGTTGGAATCGTCCACGAAGATGAATCTCCGTCGGCCGAAGGTCATGCCGTTCTCGAAGAGTTCGAGAAAACACTGAAGATGAGGGATGGCAGGTACGAGGTTCAGCTCCCGTGGAAACAGACAGATTCGCCGTTGAACGACAACTTCGAGATAGCTAAAACTAGGCTGAAGAAACTTGTGTTCCGACTGAACAAAGACAGACATTTGATCGAAGAGTACGACAAAGTTATACGTGGATATCTTCTCAGTGGATACGCAGAAGTAGTTCCAACCCCTATCCAACCAAGAACAGAACACTCGGGTTTTCTACATGCCACACAGAGAAGTTTTCCGCGAAGCATCTACAACAACCAAGTTGCGTGTAGTGTTCGACGCGTCGTCGCATGGTCCTGGAAGTACATCGTTAAATGA
- the LOC135398468 gene encoding uncharacterized protein LOC135398468 — MATPEGTDLKDVDTQLETLIPIEDLQQEHDSCFGYQEELQKLNGEPTLWPSFWEQYLSSIHENATLSKIEKFQYLGSLLVGRASAAIEGLQATEACYDDALELLKKRFGDRQKIEHEYFSRLRQLSHIRSSHDTDGLRKMYDQTQSSMRGLNSLGITAGSYAAMMNDILLNALPQDMVLDYHRRKQQQPAQLENSEKQLEDLLDFL; from the exons ATGGCAACCCCTGAAGG TACTGACTTGAAAGACGTCGACACCCAGTTGGAGACTCTCATTCCAATCGAAGATCTTCAACAGGAGCATGACAGCTGCTTTGGATACCAAGAGGAA CTCCAAAAGCTCAATGGCGAGCCCACGCTGTGGCCAAGCTTCTGGGAGCAATACTTAAGCAGCATACATGAAAACGCTACCCTTTCCAAGATCGAGAAATTCCAGTACCTGGGATCTCTTCTCGTTGGACGGGCGTCTGCTGCGATTGAGGGACTCCAGGCCACGGAAGCTTGCTATGATGATGCATTGGAGTTGCTGAAAAAACGTTTTGGTGATAGACAGAAGATAGAACACGAGTATTTCTCCCGTCTGCGTCAACTTTCCCATATTCGCTCTTCGCACGATACTGATGGACTGAGGAAGATGTATGATCAGACCCAGTCTAGTATGCGGGGATTAAACTCTCTCGGAATAACTGCTGGAAGTTACGCAGCGATGATGAACGACATTCTCCTGAACGCGTTGCCACAGGACATGGTTTTGGACTACCATCGTAGGAAACAGCAACAACCAGCACAGCTcgaaaactccgaaaaacagtTAGAGGATCTCCTCGATTTTCTCTAG